A single window of Drosophila suzukii chromosome 3, CBGP_Dsuzu_IsoJpt1.0, whole genome shotgun sequence DNA harbors:
- the wake gene encoding ankyrin repeat and fibronectin type-III domain-containing protein 1 isoform X3, with amino-acid sequence MNRCYHSDSTKVPNMPQKLPMSSCLRSPAVFVRQKSFHTLNELTRFCQLKVSPHRGGATTTTSSPTSSSSPAAVQQQRRHSHYAIDDNILPQDKRDGDTDSVRLRDKAVNPSAGNNNQDNYPTYYPAPLLSTSRWSEQLTQHATVAKIRTAISCHSQDLKEMEFLLPHARTDSQSNSQSQLCISRHSQPKNAKLRDDHDETGSSELDSPPLGDENASANGQLSVHRQPVQLRSKIPGNTPHPRASKMSKKQLKLAQAQLDKLTQSNLHLHALFSAVEHGHLEKARTILESTDVDVNSINNDGLSALDLAVLSNNRSMTRMLLQHGAMEGSQFSVDTIGTKLNGLLKDAESRIHDLSGPEGLCPPMFASRPSISSIIIGNSSASVTGCTGSEVEKQIGIWERRVKGLRRLQLGWDQARPPDAPASVVVDVTGDNSISVQILEPFEGAIGTKFKVQWSTRADFNNVVGESELLEWISFHGTMGGQCHISGLTQGRRYFLRASCGNVKGWGAYRTSVPASVVPSTWRDLDNREDRFVGRHRILDNLFTAVRLARPSDVSELTLDPASAQRRNPKKKTTIKQLFSVTSKFQKTLRRGIYFSCIIHCDDKVLVTSEDFPPVIEVDESYPSALHMDYYWLMKVACTWEDVKSLRSDMERNLTSAVHFRTKLLSAVCQMQSALGITDLGQLYYKPLRDAQGTVVLTCVQSVKSQKAVSILNSRWLPVSKLQKKLGALHEDYTINELLISSVGDQLHYQQAALQRLEPGLYLGYLKMQCSMDQIQVVVPVKTPNVLPHCKVRENSHITAEEWQVLHRCSSDPLRLPLDFSSQGVDSASGGTPTTEVQRLFLYDLTNAMHKLFASMNIKGVEATTHRLYDVEVIEHSPDISFLVVCPSAESSCAVPGQSELLLQRDDLASLSIQAFEMIHLRTYQPAIIQKYARLSCILELDTALATHSLREAFSSSELQAAKERLATLQELSASLTIVWKSVRWLMDVVAYARNKNAQPSLAMREILDFAQQRQDESVATSAAGSASKQLLQLPIRESKFSKTGQGRGSWPGPGTNEDPTQRKPEHSKSEQNLELSVITPVEPASKQVPTPQQSQQQAQEQQQLQQQQLLQVSTTSEYAGSICSEVSFRKNSGDSMSSTYTSRSFYSAVDSASDGNSTNSVFAIPPSRSDDTLADALRHSQAVAAQRKRTSSNIGPQTNPLITVHSSSSAPYLAGSSVSLRSGNGAFATDLEHKPLKPTKASSSANLREGGPYLKSTLAELRAVGGEEPVASTSKASSMKSLSRQSSEEDSASCSSLNAEQAPGIIQVYTAYNTGLASGTSLKLHVTPKTTAREVINLVVKQLNMAVVLKGNNGPIYGPETLENFCLVAVIGARERCLRDDFKPLQLQNPWKKGRLYVRQKHELLAAIEHSNRKSHLI; translated from the exons ATGAACAG ATGCTACCACAGCGATAGCACCAAAGTCCCCAATATGCCGCAGAAGCTCCCGATGAGCAGTTGTCTGCGTTCTCCGGCGGTCTTCGTCCGTCAGAAATCGTTTCACACGCTCAACGAGCTGACCAGGTTCTGTCAATTGAAAGTCTCCCCACATCGGGGAGGTGCCACCACCACGACTTCATCACcgacatcatcatcatcgccaGCAGCGGTGCAACAGCAACGTCGCCACAGCCACTATGCCATCGATG ACAACATATTGCCACAAGATAAACGTGACGGGGATACCGATAGTGTCAGGCTGCGGGATAAGGCGGTAAATCCGAGTGCCGGCAATAACAACCAGGACAACTACCCAACCTACTATCCGGCTCCTTTGCTGTCCACCAGTCGCTGGTCGGAGCAGCTGACGCAGCATGCAACGGTAGCCAAGATACGGACAGCCATCTCCTGTCACTCGCAGGATCTCAAGGAAATGGAATTCCTTTTGCCTCACGCGCGAACCGACTCGCAATCCAATTCCCAATCCCAGCTGTGCATCTCGAGGCACTCGCAGCCCAAGAATGCCAAGCTACGGGATGATCACGATGAGACGGGTTCCTCCGAATTGGACTCACCTCCCCTGGGCGATGAGAATGCCTCGGCGAATGGACAACTTTCGGTGCACAGGCAGCCGGTACAGCTGCGCAGTAAAATCCCAGGGAATACCCCTCATCCGCGGGCCAGCAAAATGTCCAAGAAACAGCTGAAGTTGGCCCAAGCCCAGCTGGACAAGCTGACGCAGAGCAATCTGCATTTGCATG CTCTGTTCTCAGCAGTGGAGCATGGTCATCTGGAGAAGGCGAGAACTATCCTAGAGTCCACCGACGTAGATGTGAATAG caTCAATAACGACGGGCTATCTGCTTTGGACCTGGCGGTTCTCAGTAATAATCGCTCCATGACCAGGATGCTGCTCCAGCATGGCGCTATGGAGGGCTCTCAAT TTTCCGTGGACACCATCGGCACGAAGCTGAACGGCCTGCTCAAGGACGCCGAGTCGCGGATTCACGATCTGAGTGGACCCGAGGGTCTATGCCCGCCCATGTTTGCATCGCGTCCCTCCATCTCGAGCATCATAATTG GCAATTCAAGCGCCTCGGTGACTGGCTGCACGGGTAGCGAGGTGGAAAAACAGATCGGCATCTGGGAGAGGCGGGTGAAGGGACTGCGCCGCTTGCAGCTTGGATGGGATCAGGCCAGACCACCAGATGCACCCGCCTCCGTGGTCGTCGATGTCACCGGCGACAATTCCATCAGCGTCCAAATCCTAGAGCCCTTCGAGGGGGCCATTGGCACGAAATTCAAAG TTCAATGGTCAACTCGTGCGGACTTCAACAACGTTGTGGGCGAAAGTGAGTTACTGGAGTGGATCAGCTTCCATGGAACGATGGGCGGCCAGTGCCACATATCGGGCCTCACCCAGGGTCGACGCTATTTCCTGAGAGCCTCCTGCGGAAATGTCAAGGGATGGGGAGCCTATCGAACATCGGTGCCAGCTAGTGTGGTGCCCTCAA CTTGGAGGGATTTGGACAATCGGGAGGATCGATTTGTGGGTCGCCACCGTATCCTGGACAATCTGTTTACCGCCGTGCGGTTGGCTAGACCATCCGACGTCTCCGAACTGACCTTGGATCCCGCGAGCGCCCAACGGCGCAATCCTAAAAAGAAGACCACCATCAAGCAATTGTTCTCGGTCACCTCCAAGTTTCAAAAGACACTAAGACG CGGTATCTACTTCTCTTGTATAATCCACTGCGACGACAAAGTGCTGGTCACCAGTGAAGACTTTCCTCCGGTCATCGAGGTGGATGAATCCTATCCCAGTGCCCTGCACATGGACTACTATTGGCTGATGAAAGTGGCCTGTACCTGGGAGGATGTGAAGTCCCTACGTTCGGATATGGAACGCAATCTCACCTCTGCCGTTCACTTCCGCACCAAACTCCTTTCGGCCGTCTGCCAGATGCAATCGGCGTTGGGGATCACGGACTTGGGTCAGCTCTACTATAAGCCACTTCGGGATGCCCAGGGCACCGTGGTGCTGACCTGTGTGCAATCGGTTAAGAGCCAGAAGGCCGTCTCCATCCTAAACTCCCGATGGCTGCCAGTCAGCAAGCTGCAGAAGAAGCTAGGTGCTCTGCACGAGGATTATACCATCAACGAGCTGCTCATCTCCTCCGTTGGCGATCAATTGCATTACCAACAGGCCGCACTACAGAGATTAGAGCCGGGACTCTATCTGGGCTACCTAAAGATGCAGTGCTCCATGGACCAGATCCAGGTGGTGGTCCCGGTGAAAACGCCGAATGTCCTGCCCCACTGCAAGGTGCGCGAGAACAGTCACATCACCGCCGAGGAGTGGCAGGTGCTCCACCGATGCAGTAGCGATCCTCTACGCCTGCCCCTGGACTTCAGCTCTCAAGGAGTTGACTCAGCTTCCGGAGGAACACCGACCACAGAGGTTCAGCGGTTATTTTTGTACGATCTCACCAATGCAATGCACAAACTGTTCGCCAGTATGAACATCAAGGGCGTCGAGGCAACCACCCACCGCCTGTACGATGTGGAGGTGATTGAGCACAGTCCGGACATAAGTTTCCTAGTGGTCTGTCCATCTGCCGAATCCTCGTGTGCCGTGCCCGGCCAGTCGGAGTTACTGCTCCAGAGAGATGATTTGGCCAGCTTGAGTATCCAGGCCTTTGAGATGATTCACCTGCGAACCTATCAGCCGGCCATCATTCAGAAGTACGCCCGCTTATCCTGCATCCTTGAACTGGACACTGCTCTGGCCACACATTCGCTCCGGGAGGCTTTCTCCAGCAGCGAGCTACAGGCGGCCAAGGAGCGTTTGGCCACGCTGCAGGAGCTCAGTGCAAGCCTGACGATTGTGTGGAAAAGTGTCCGGTGGCTAATGGATGTGGTGGCCTATGCGAGGAACAAAAATGCCCAACCCTCGCTGGCAATGCGAGAAATCCTGGATTTTGCCCAGCAGCGACAGGATGAGTCGGTGGCGACATCGGCGGCGGGTTCCGCCAGCAAACAACTTCTACAGCTGCCCATCCGCGAGAGCAAGTTTTCCAAGACGGGTCAGGGAAGAGGCAGTTGGCCAGGTCCAGGAACCAACGAAGATCCCACGCAGCGTAAGCCGGAGCACTCCAAATCGGAGCAGAACCTGGAATTGAGTGTTATTACTCCAGTGGAACCTGCCAGCAAACAAGTTCCTACACCACAGCAATCCCAGCAGCAAGCGCAGGAGCAGCAACAActccagcaacagcaacttcTACAAGTGTCCACCACCAGCGAATATGCGGGCTCCATTTGCTCAGAAGTATCCTTCCGGAAGAACAGTGGCGACTCCATGAGCTCCACCTACACATCCCGCAGCTTCTACTCCGCCGTGGACTCAGCCTCGGATGGAAATAGCACAAACAGTGTGTTTGCCATTCCACCTTCGCGTTCCGATGACACCTTAGCGGATGCACTGCGTCACTCGCAGGCGGTGGCTGCTCAACGCAAGCGAACCAGCTCCAATATTGGTCCCCAAACCAATCCTCTCATCACGGTGCACAGCTCCAGCTCGGCTCCGTATCTGGCTGGATCCAGCGTATCCTTGAGAAGCGGCAATGGAGCCTTTGCCACAGATTTGGAGCACAAACCACTAAAGCCGACAAAGGCATCCTCCAGTGCCAACCTTCGCGAGGGTGGACCCTATTTGAAAAGCACTCTAGCCGAACTGCGAGCAGTGGGAGGCGAGGAGCCGGTGGCGAGTACCTCGAAGGCCTCTTCAATGAAGAGCTTGTCGCGGCAGAGCAGCGAAGAGGACTCCGCCAGCTGTTCCAGCCTCAACGCAGAACAGGCACCGGGGATAATTCAAGTGTACACCGCTTACAATACGGGATTGGCCAGTGGAACCAGCCTGAAGCTTCACGTGACACCCAAGACGACGGCCCGTGAAGTGATCAACCTGGTGGTGAAGCAACTCAACATGGCCGTCGTGCTCAAGGGAAACAATGGGCCCATCTACGGACCTGAGACGCTGGAGAACTTTTGCCTGGTGGCGGTGATTGGAGCACGGGAACGCTGCCTGCGAGATGACTTTAAGCCGTTGCAGTTGCAAAATCCCTGGAAAAAGGGACGTCTGTACGTCCGACAGAAACATGAGCTACTGGCGGCCATCGAGCACTCCAACCGGAAATCGCATTTGATCTGA
- the wake gene encoding ankyrin repeat and fibronectin type-III domain-containing protein 1 isoform X2, with amino-acid sequence MERRKALSSYAKLKDQQEAAAVAADIVTPQKDTESGDSLPALRRSHSVRSSLRRLKNKLHSPALPLQSPFKLRTQLHMRSRSSRGSALLDKSKAVKALRMLGDLDAVAVLTTKVKGKNEFVPLKKEMHSDSCDLGELGIERLMSSLPVGATLPRKACKLLQIPESYCRRTDRAPKATLDSDLEKTLSGEESSSVLADITRHAQQGIYGTTRMRTATIRKPMPYLNSHNILPQDKRDGDTDSVRLRDKAVNPSAGNNNQDNYPTYYPAPLLSTSRWSEQLTQHATVAKIRTAISCHSQDLKEMEFLLPHARTDSQSNSQSQLCISRHSQPKNAKLRDDHDETGSSELDSPPLGDENASANGQLSVHRQPVQLRSKIPGNTPHPRASKMSKKQLKLAQAQLDKLTQSNLHLHALFSAVEHGHLEKARTILESTDVDVNSINNDGLSALDLAVLSNNRSMTRMLLQHGAMEGSQFSVDTIGTKLNGLLKDAESRIHDLSGPEGLCPPMFASRPSISSIIIGNSSASVTGCTGSEVEKQIGIWERRVKGLRRLQLGWDQARPPDAPASVVVDVTGDNSISVQILEPFEGAIGTKFKVQWSTRADFNNVVGESELLEWISFHGTMGGQCHISGLTQGRRYFLRASCGNVKGWGAYRTSVPASVVPSTWRDLDNREDRFVGRHRILDNLFTAVRLARPSDVSELTLDPASAQRRNPKKKTTIKQLFSVTSKFQKTLRRGIYFSCIIHCDDKVLVTSEDFPPVIEVDESYPSALHMDYYWLMKVACTWEDVKSLRSDMERNLTSAVHFRTKLLSAVCQMQSALGITDLGQLYYKPLRDAQGTVVLTCVQSVKSQKAVSILNSRWLPVSKLQKKLGALHEDYTINELLISSVGDQLHYQQAALQRLEPGLYLGYLKMQCSMDQIQVVVPVKTPNVLPHCKVRENSHITAEEWQVLHRCSSDPLRLPLDFSSQGVDSASGGTPTTEVQRLFLYDLTNAMHKLFASMNIKGVEATTHRLYDVEVIEHSPDISFLVVCPSAESSCAVPGQSELLLQRDDLASLSIQAFEMIHLRTYQPAIIQKYARLSCILELDTALATHSLREAFSSSELQAAKERLATLQELSASLTIVWKSVRWLMDVVAYARNKNAQPSLAMREILDFAQQRQDESVATSAAGSASKQLLQLPIRESKFSKTGQGRGSWPGPGTNEDPTQRKPEHSKSEQNLELSVITPVEPASKQVPTPQQSQQQAQEQQQLQQQQLLQVSTTSEYAGSICSEVSFRKNSGDSMSSTYTSRSFYSAVDSASDGNSTNSVFAIPPSRSDDTLADALRHSQAVAAQRKRTSSNIGPQTNPLITVHSSSSAPYLAGSSVSLRSGNGAFATDLEHKPLKPTKASSSANLREGGPYLKSTLAELRAVGGEEPVASTSKASSMKSLSRQSSEEDSASCSSLNAEQAPGIIQVYTAYNTGLASGTSLKLHVTPKTTAREVINLVVKQLNMAVVLKGNNGPIYGPETLENFCLVAVIGARERCLRDDFKPLQLQNPWKKGRLYVRQKHELLAAIEHSNRKSHLI; translated from the exons ATGGAGCGTCGCAAGGCTCTCAGTTCGTATGCCAAGCTGAAGGATCAGCAGGAGGCGGCGGCTGTGGCAGCAGATATAGTGACGCCGCAGAAGGACACTGAGAGCGGCGACTCGCTGCCCGCCCTGCGCCGCTCTCACTCCGTCCGCTCCTCCCTACGCCGGCTAAAAAACAAGCTACACAGTCCCGCCCTGCCGCTGCAGTCGCCCTTCAAGCTGCGCACCCAGCTGCACATGCGCAGCCGAAGCTCGCGAGGATCGGCACTTTTGGACAAGAGCAAGGCAGTCAAGGCACTGCGAATGCTAGGCGATCTGGATGCGGTGGCCGTTCTGACCACTAAGGTGAAGGGAAAGAACGAATTTGTGCCACTGAAAAAGGAGATGCACTCTGATTCCTGTGACCTCGGCGAGCTGGGCATAGAACGGCTCATGTCCTCATTGCCAGTGGGAGCAACCCTGCCTCGGAAGGCCTGCAAATTGCTACAGATCCCCGAGAGCTACTGCCGGCGGACAGATCGGGCGCCAAAAGCCACACTGGACTCGGATCTAGAGAAGACCTTGAGTGGTGAGGAATCCAGTTCCGTGCTGGCGGATATCACTCGACATGCCCAGCAGGGCATCTATGGAACTACGCGCATGCGCACAGCCACCATTCGGAAGCCGATGCCCTACCTGAACAGTC ACAACATATTGCCACAAGATAAACGTGACGGGGATACCGATAGTGTCAGGCTGCGGGATAAGGCGGTAAATCCGAGTGCCGGCAATAACAACCAGGACAACTACCCAACCTACTATCCGGCTCCTTTGCTGTCCACCAGTCGCTGGTCGGAGCAGCTGACGCAGCATGCAACGGTAGCCAAGATACGGACAGCCATCTCCTGTCACTCGCAGGATCTCAAGGAAATGGAATTCCTTTTGCCTCACGCGCGAACCGACTCGCAATCCAATTCCCAATCCCAGCTGTGCATCTCGAGGCACTCGCAGCCCAAGAATGCCAAGCTACGGGATGATCACGATGAGACGGGTTCCTCCGAATTGGACTCACCTCCCCTGGGCGATGAGAATGCCTCGGCGAATGGACAACTTTCGGTGCACAGGCAGCCGGTACAGCTGCGCAGTAAAATCCCAGGGAATACCCCTCATCCGCGGGCCAGCAAAATGTCCAAGAAACAGCTGAAGTTGGCCCAAGCCCAGCTGGACAAGCTGACGCAGAGCAATCTGCATTTGCATG CTCTGTTCTCAGCAGTGGAGCATGGTCATCTGGAGAAGGCGAGAACTATCCTAGAGTCCACCGACGTAGATGTGAATAG caTCAATAACGACGGGCTATCTGCTTTGGACCTGGCGGTTCTCAGTAATAATCGCTCCATGACCAGGATGCTGCTCCAGCATGGCGCTATGGAGGGCTCTCAAT TTTCCGTGGACACCATCGGCACGAAGCTGAACGGCCTGCTCAAGGACGCCGAGTCGCGGATTCACGATCTGAGTGGACCCGAGGGTCTATGCCCGCCCATGTTTGCATCGCGTCCCTCCATCTCGAGCATCATAATTG GCAATTCAAGCGCCTCGGTGACTGGCTGCACGGGTAGCGAGGTGGAAAAACAGATCGGCATCTGGGAGAGGCGGGTGAAGGGACTGCGCCGCTTGCAGCTTGGATGGGATCAGGCCAGACCACCAGATGCACCCGCCTCCGTGGTCGTCGATGTCACCGGCGACAATTCCATCAGCGTCCAAATCCTAGAGCCCTTCGAGGGGGCCATTGGCACGAAATTCAAAG TTCAATGGTCAACTCGTGCGGACTTCAACAACGTTGTGGGCGAAAGTGAGTTACTGGAGTGGATCAGCTTCCATGGAACGATGGGCGGCCAGTGCCACATATCGGGCCTCACCCAGGGTCGACGCTATTTCCTGAGAGCCTCCTGCGGAAATGTCAAGGGATGGGGAGCCTATCGAACATCGGTGCCAGCTAGTGTGGTGCCCTCAA CTTGGAGGGATTTGGACAATCGGGAGGATCGATTTGTGGGTCGCCACCGTATCCTGGACAATCTGTTTACCGCCGTGCGGTTGGCTAGACCATCCGACGTCTCCGAACTGACCTTGGATCCCGCGAGCGCCCAACGGCGCAATCCTAAAAAGAAGACCACCATCAAGCAATTGTTCTCGGTCACCTCCAAGTTTCAAAAGACACTAAGACG CGGTATCTACTTCTCTTGTATAATCCACTGCGACGACAAAGTGCTGGTCACCAGTGAAGACTTTCCTCCGGTCATCGAGGTGGATGAATCCTATCCCAGTGCCCTGCACATGGACTACTATTGGCTGATGAAAGTGGCCTGTACCTGGGAGGATGTGAAGTCCCTACGTTCGGATATGGAACGCAATCTCACCTCTGCCGTTCACTTCCGCACCAAACTCCTTTCGGCCGTCTGCCAGATGCAATCGGCGTTGGGGATCACGGACTTGGGTCAGCTCTACTATAAGCCACTTCGGGATGCCCAGGGCACCGTGGTGCTGACCTGTGTGCAATCGGTTAAGAGCCAGAAGGCCGTCTCCATCCTAAACTCCCGATGGCTGCCAGTCAGCAAGCTGCAGAAGAAGCTAGGTGCTCTGCACGAGGATTATACCATCAACGAGCTGCTCATCTCCTCCGTTGGCGATCAATTGCATTACCAACAGGCCGCACTACAGAGATTAGAGCCGGGACTCTATCTGGGCTACCTAAAGATGCAGTGCTCCATGGACCAGATCCAGGTGGTGGTCCCGGTGAAAACGCCGAATGTCCTGCCCCACTGCAAGGTGCGCGAGAACAGTCACATCACCGCCGAGGAGTGGCAGGTGCTCCACCGATGCAGTAGCGATCCTCTACGCCTGCCCCTGGACTTCAGCTCTCAAGGAGTTGACTCAGCTTCCGGAGGAACACCGACCACAGAGGTTCAGCGGTTATTTTTGTACGATCTCACCAATGCAATGCACAAACTGTTCGCCAGTATGAACATCAAGGGCGTCGAGGCAACCACCCACCGCCTGTACGATGTGGAGGTGATTGAGCACAGTCCGGACATAAGTTTCCTAGTGGTCTGTCCATCTGCCGAATCCTCGTGTGCCGTGCCCGGCCAGTCGGAGTTACTGCTCCAGAGAGATGATTTGGCCAGCTTGAGTATCCAGGCCTTTGAGATGATTCACCTGCGAACCTATCAGCCGGCCATCATTCAGAAGTACGCCCGCTTATCCTGCATCCTTGAACTGGACACTGCTCTGGCCACACATTCGCTCCGGGAGGCTTTCTCCAGCAGCGAGCTACAGGCGGCCAAGGAGCGTTTGGCCACGCTGCAGGAGCTCAGTGCAAGCCTGACGATTGTGTGGAAAAGTGTCCGGTGGCTAATGGATGTGGTGGCCTATGCGAGGAACAAAAATGCCCAACCCTCGCTGGCAATGCGAGAAATCCTGGATTTTGCCCAGCAGCGACAGGATGAGTCGGTGGCGACATCGGCGGCGGGTTCCGCCAGCAAACAACTTCTACAGCTGCCCATCCGCGAGAGCAAGTTTTCCAAGACGGGTCAGGGAAGAGGCAGTTGGCCAGGTCCAGGAACCAACGAAGATCCCACGCAGCGTAAGCCGGAGCACTCCAAATCGGAGCAGAACCTGGAATTGAGTGTTATTACTCCAGTGGAACCTGCCAGCAAACAAGTTCCTACACCACAGCAATCCCAGCAGCAAGCGCAGGAGCAGCAACAActccagcaacagcaacttcTACAAGTGTCCACCACCAGCGAATATGCGGGCTCCATTTGCTCAGAAGTATCCTTCCGGAAGAACAGTGGCGACTCCATGAGCTCCACCTACACATCCCGCAGCTTCTACTCCGCCGTGGACTCAGCCTCGGATGGAAATAGCACAAACAGTGTGTTTGCCATTCCACCTTCGCGTTCCGATGACACCTTAGCGGATGCACTGCGTCACTCGCAGGCGGTGGCTGCTCAACGCAAGCGAACCAGCTCCAATATTGGTCCCCAAACCAATCCTCTCATCACGGTGCACAGCTCCAGCTCGGCTCCGTATCTGGCTGGATCCAGCGTATCCTTGAGAAGCGGCAATGGAGCCTTTGCCACAGATTTGGAGCACAAACCACTAAAGCCGACAAAGGCATCCTCCAGTGCCAACCTTCGCGAGGGTGGACCCTATTTGAAAAGCACTCTAGCCGAACTGCGAGCAGTGGGAGGCGAGGAGCCGGTGGCGAGTACCTCGAAGGCCTCTTCAATGAAGAGCTTGTCGCGGCAGAGCAGCGAAGAGGACTCCGCCAGCTGTTCCAGCCTCAACGCAGAACAGGCACCGGGGATAATTCAAGTGTACACCGCTTACAATACGGGATTGGCCAGTGGAACCAGCCTGAAGCTTCACGTGACACCCAAGACGACGGCCCGTGAAGTGATCAACCTGGTGGTGAAGCAACTCAACATGGCCGTCGTGCTCAAGGGAAACAATGGGCCCATCTACGGACCTGAGACGCTGGAGAACTTTTGCCTGGTGGCGGTGATTGGAGCACGGGAACGCTGCCTGCGAGATGACTTTAAGCCGTTGCAGTTGCAAAATCCCTGGAAAAAGGGACGTCTGTACGTCCGACAGAAACATGAGCTACTGGCGGCCATCGAGCACTCCAACCGGAAATCGCATTTGATCTGA